TTTGTCAGGAGCTGTGGATTAGTGTTAGGGCATCTAATGTGCTTACAGATGATCCTAGGTTCAATATGTGGCATCTCAAGTTAAAAGGATCAtgttgtaggtgatgtgaaggataTCTGCCAGAGGTCTTGAAGTGCTGTTCCTAGTCAGAGGAGATAGTATTGATCTTCTTGATATATATTTCAGCCTTAGGTGAAAGTGGAGCTAAAATTGTGAAGACTAATTTGGAAATAATTTTCATAACAGGTTGTGACTAGAAAAAATGAACTGTGTTACTGAtttagttttttttgtttttcaggtGGGCTGTTGAGCTGTCAGTCTGCAGCTGAACAGCATGCAGTCTTTTCGGGAGCAGAGCAGTTACCACGGAAACCAGCAGAACTATCCACAGGAAGTGCATGGTGCATCTCGGATAGAAGAATTCAGCACCCGTCAGCAAGCTCAGATGTTCCAAAGCTTCGGAGGGGGTggtagcagtagcagcagcagtgggCGCCGTGGAGCAGCAGTCAGCTCTGCATCAATGGCTGGCGAGAGCTCTGGACATCAGAACTATCAAGGTTTCAGAAAGGAAGCTGGTGAATTCTACTATATGGCCTCTAGTAAGGATCCTGCGTCAGCTGGAGGACAGCAGCTTTCACAGCGCAGGCCTTCTGGGCCAGTGCAGAGTTATGGACCACCCCAAGGTAGCAACTTTGGGAGTCAGTATGGAAGTGAGGGTCATGTGAGTCAGTTTCAAACACAACACTCTTCCCTTAGTGGGGTGACTCACTACCAACAAGATTATACTGGTCCTTTCTCCCCTGGAAGTGCTCAGTACCAACAGCAGACTTCCAACCAGCAGCAGGTGCAGCAGATGAGACAACAGCTCTACCAATCACATCAGCCTTTACCACAGGCATCCAGCCAATCTGCATCCAGCACATCTCATTTGCAGCCAATGCAGCGTCCTTCAGCTCTGCCTTCATCTTCTTCTGGTTATCAGTTACGAGTGGGTCAGTACAGCCAACACTATCAGcctcctgcttcttcctcttcttcattttcttctcctcAGCGTTTTGGCCAAACTGGGCAGAATTATGACAGCAGTTACAGTGTGAATGCTGGCTCACAGTATGAAGGACATCCTGTGGGTTCAAGTGCACAAGCTTATGGGACTCAATCAAATTACAACTTTCAGACACAGCCAATGAAGAACTTTGAGCAGTCAAAGTTACCCCAAGGAGGTCAGCAGGCACAAGGACAGGCACAGGCTCAGCAACAGCCTCCCTCGCAGCATGTTATGCAGTACTCAAATACTGCCAGTAAGATGTCTCTTCAGAGTCAAGTGGGGCAGTACAACCAAACTGACGTCCCTGTGAGATCACCCATGCAGTTCCATCAAAATTTCAGTCCTATATCTAATCCTTCGCCAGCTGCCTCTGTGGTCCAGTCTCCGAGCTGCAGCTCAACGCCATCTCCTCTTATGCAAGGTGGAGAGAATCTTCAGTGTGGACAAAGTAACATGCCTGTTGCCTCTAGAAACCGCATTTTACAGATGATGCCTCAGCTTAGTCCAACACCATCTATGATGCCAAGCCCTAATGCTCAGGGTGGAGGATTTAAGGGTTTTGGTCTTGAAGGATTGCAGGAGAAGAGGCTTACAGATCCAGGACTAAGCAGCCTAAGTGCCCTAAGTAGTCAAGTGGCTAATCTTCCTAATACAGTCCAGCATATGTTACTCTCTGATGCTTTGGCACCTCAGAAGAAGAACTCCAAAAGATCTTCATCATCTAAAAAAGCTGATAGCTGCACAAACTCAGAAGGCTCCTCCCAGGCCGAAGAGCAACTCAAATCTCCTTTAGCAGAGTCTATTGATGGTGGATGCTCCAGTAGTTCAGAAGATCAAGGTGAGCGAGTGAGGCAGTTGAGTGGTCAAAGCACCAGTTCTGACACTACTTACAAAGGGGGTAACTTGGAGAGATCCCACTCCTCACCGGCACAAGCATCTCAGAATGAGCCCACAAAGCTCAGCACCAGCCCGgcagatgaggaagaggaggcctCCCCACCTGATGAAAAAGAGGCTTTGGTAGCTGTGGAGACCACTCCAAAGGTCAATGAAAAGTCAGTTGGTGTGATTGTCTCTCGGGAAGCTATGACAGGAAGAGTAGAAAAGTCAAGTGGTCAGGATAAATCTCAACAAGATGATGTTCCTACTGGTGCTCAAGCACTTCCTTCTGCCAGTGGGGTGAAAGAGCCAGTTCATATGGGGCCACAGCAAGATCCACAAGGAGGAGGGAATAAAGGGAGCAAGAGTGGGGACAGCAGCACGAATCACAATGGAGATGGGAACAGCCAACCTGGCCATGCTGTCATTGGCTCTGGTTTCTCTGGCAGAACAGAGCCTTCTAAATCCCCTGGTAGTTTAAGGTATAGTTACAAAGACAGCATAGGGGTTAGTGTGCAGAGAAATACTGGCAACTTCCCTCAGTATCCTTTAGGGCAGGATAAAGGGGATTTTCCAGGGCACAGTGAACGAAAGGGACGGAGTGAAAAATTTCCCAGTCTGTTGCAGGAAGTCTTGCAGGGATATCATCATCACCCTGACAGAAGATATTCTAGAAATGCACAAGATCATCATGGAATAACTGGAAGTCTTGAAGGTACTATGCGACCAAATGTTCTGATTAGTCAAGCTAATGAATTAAGCAATAGAGGTCTTTTAAACAAAAGCATAGGATCCCTCTTGGAAAATCCACACTGGGGCCCCTGGGATAGAAAGTCAAGTGGGACAGCTTCTGAAATGAAACAGATAAATCTGGCTGATTATTCTGTGCCTAGAAAGTTTGAGATGGAATCCCAGTCTTCAGCTCATGAAGGAGGAGGTCTCTCTGAGAGAAGATCAGTTATTTGTGATATATCTCCTCTGAGGCAAATTGCTAGAGATTCAGGGCCTCATTCTGTTGGGCACATAGGTGCTGATGGCAGGAGTGGAAGGAATGACCGTCTAACTCCTGGTCTAAGTCAGTCAGTTATACTACCTGGTGGCCTAGTGTCCATGGAAACTAAGCTGAAGACTCACAGTGGACAGATCAAAGAAGAGGAATTTGAACAGTCCAAGACCTCTGCCAGCATGAACAATAAAAAATCAGGAGACCACTGTCATCTTGCCAGTTTTAAGCATGAGTCTTACCGAGGGAATGCTAGCCCTGGAGCTGCTGCTCTTGATTCTGCATCTGACTACATGTTGCAACAGGATAGCCGATCGGCACAACTGAGGCGAGGACATGGCAGAATGGGAAGTAGCCGGGAGGGAATGAGGGGTAAATCACCGTCTCAATACCATGATCTGGCAGACAAACTGAAGATGTCACCAGGTAGAAGCAGAGGTCCAGGGACAGATCTTCACCATCTGAATCCTCATATGGTACTTTCTGACAGGGTCAATCGGAGTTCTTTgcactcctctttcccccccaatTCTGAAAGCTCATCTTTGGCTTCAGTGTATCACTCTAACACTCGCTCTCATGCTTTTGGTGATCCTAACCAGGTTCTGAATTCTCAGTACCACTACAAAAGGCAGCTatatcaacaacaacaagaagaatacAAAGAATGGAGTAGCAGTTCTGCCCAGGGGGTGATTGCAGCAGCTCAGCATAGGCAGGAGACAGCAAGAAAGAGCCCAAGACAACAGCAGTTCTTGGACAAAGTAAGGAatcctttaaaaaatgataaaGATGGAATGATGTATCTCCATTCTGGTTCCTACCATGATGCAGGAAGCCAAGAAGCTGGCCGTTTGTTGGGAAGTGATGGCACTCTTCAGAATAAGTGTGCTGAAATGAAACATCTGAACCAGAAGATTCAGCAACATGAATCTGGTTGGGATCTCTCTCGGCAGATGGCTCCAGGCAAAAACAGTGGATCTTTAGGGGCAGCAAGTCAGAAGAgatttggtcctccagatggtgaTACACATAGACGTGATGATGCTGGAGATGTACTTAAATCTGGCAATGCCATGGTAAGGCTCCCTGGCCAAGAAGATCAGTCTCCTCAGAATCCTTTAATAATGCGAAGGAGAGTCCGTTCGTTCATCTCACCTATTCCAAGCAAGAGGCAGTTGCAGGACATGAAGAATAGTGGTGCTGATGACAAAGGACGCCTGCTTCCATCATCAAAGGATGGAACTGACAGAGCATTCAACTCCTACGCCCACTCATCCCAGAACCAGGATGCTGGCAAGTCACTCCCAAAAGGAGACTCTTCTAGGAACCTTTCAGGTCCTGATAATAGAAATTGCTCTGCTGTTTCCCTCACAAGCCCAGCTAAAACAAAAATTCTGCCTCCACGAAAAGGACGTGGATTAAAATTGGAAGCTATTGTTCAAAAAATCACATCTCCCAGTGTTCGGAGAAGTGCTTCTTCAAACTGTGCCGAAAGTGGTGCAGATGCAGTCACTCTTGATGACATTCTGTCCCTGAAAAGTGGTCCTCCCGAAGGTGGAAATGTTGCAAGTCACGGGATGGAGGCAGAAAACATAAAAGAAGAAATTGTGTTAGACCAAGAGAGCCATGAACTGGCCAGGGAAGTGACAATATTGTCTGAAGAGTGGCATGGTGAGGGAGATGAGTTAGTGAAAAAAGAGTCCTTGGAACTTGCTACTGTTGGCAAAGAGGGCTGCATGTCTACTGTGGTCCCAACACCATCACAAAAATCTGTTGGTCAAGGAAGAACAGATGGATCCCTAACTGGAGCAGGATCTTTGAGCTTTTCTGAATCAAAAACAGTATCCCCATCCAGTGTCTTGACTCCTGAACCAATTCCAAAGATTGAAGAGAAAGATGGAGATGCAGTTATCATAACACCCAAACCAGATCCCTTCCCTCCAAAAGGCTATTTTCCTTCTGGTAAGAAGAAGGGGAGGCCTATTGGTAGTGTGAATAAgcagaaaaagcagcagcagcaacagcagcagcagcagcagcagcagcagcagcagctgctgctgcagccactTGTATCAATACCAGTAACACCTCAGCCACTGGAGGCAGTGGAAGATGGAGAACCGAAGCCTAAGAGACAgcggagagagagaagaaaaaccacAACACAGCCACGGAAAAGGAAACCAAGACGAGCTGCTCCAATTGtggaacctcaggaaccagaaattAAGCTGAAATATGCCACCCAGTCTGTTGATAAAACTGATACCAAGAATAAGTCTTTTTTCCCCTATATTCATGTGGTAAACAAATGTGAGATAGGTGCTGTGTGTACAATAATTAAtgcagaggaagaggagcagaaTAAACTGGTGAGGGGTCGAAAAGGACAGAGGTCATCAACACCTCCCCCCAGCAATGTTGAGAGCAAAGTATTGCCTACATCCTCTTTCATGCTACAGGGTCCTGTTGTCACAGAATCTTCCATTATGGGCCACCTGGTCTGCTGCCTGTGTGGCAAGTGGGCCAGCTATCGCAACATGGGTGATCTCTTTGGACCGTTCTATCCCCAAGATTATGCAGCCACGCTGCCcaaaaatccccctcccaagAGGGCCACAGAAATGCAGAATAAGGTCAAGGTACGGCATAAAAGTGCTTCTAACGGTTCCAAGACAGATACCGAGGAAGACgaggaagagcagcagcagcaacaaaaggAGCAAAGAAGCCTGCCTGCCCATCCCCGCTTTAAGAGACGGCATCGCTCTGAGGACTGTGCTGGGGCCTCTCGGTCCCTTTCGAGAGGTGCTGCTTGTAAAAAGGCAACCACTGAGGGTGGCAGTGTTGGCGAAAAAACTCCTTCAGACTCTAAACCCCCCCTGTCCATTTCTGAAGCTGGGCCTGAATTGGAGTTACAAATTCCTGAACTACCTCTTGACAGCAATGAATTTTGGGTCCACGAGGGCTGTATTCTCTGGGCCAATGGGATTTATCTGGTCTGCGGCAGGCTCTATGGGCTGCAGGAAGCTGTGGAAATcgctaaggagatggtgagtacTATCAATTAATACTGTTTGTCATACAACCAGTTTTGTTGTGTTTCCCATCTTCTGCTTGTTGCACCTTCAGCATGCTGTCCATTTGCAAATACCATTGTAATTGTGTTCTATAGATATTGAGAACAAATTGTCAGTTTATGTTGCCTGTTTTTAATTCTGATGAATTTGCTTTGTGCACCATCCCTCTTGGTGGTCTGTATTAAGTATACTGGCAGCTTCTGAAAAACGAGGTCCTCTCAGTGGATTTAAATAATGTACTGTCACTTAAAAAAGGGATGGGCTGTTGGTGAGTAAGACAAATTTGCAGCACTGCAGAGCTATTCATTCCCCTTTCTGCCTTTTAGCGCCTGCACTACTACCTGGATTCCTAGGCTGCTTCTTCTAGCTATCACAGTGTAACTGAAGAGTTGTATTTTATGAGAATTCCTCCCTGCTTTCCACAGACAGGTTTATGTCTGATACTGGAATTGGAATACAAGGTGTACATGTGAGGAGACTTTTTTATGCCGTGTGTAGACTTAGTGGAACTAGAAGGTGCAGGTCACTTTCTCATGAAAAATGTGGATGAAGTTATTTATTCtgttctctgtctctgtttcagAACAAATGTTTTTGTGTCTATCAGGATGCTGTAGGTTTAAAAACTGGCTCATATTTTaaatccaaagaatgtaatcactGATTGTAATCACTGATGAAAgtgcagttttattttaaaatgtagacCAAACTGTCTTGCAGGTAAGCCTAAAAAATGTACTAGCTCATAAAACACATTATATATTACCTTTCCTTCCTGAATGGTGGAGAGAAGCATAAAGAACCCCCTTTCTGTGTTTTTTACCTCCGGAGCCAGTTTTTTGTTCTGAAAGATGAGTGGAAGATTCTCAAGCGGGTCTGAAGTAGTTAACATTTTTCCTGAAAATATCACCTGATCTTAAACCAGAGCTTGGCATCATACATCTCTTTAGTCCTAGTGTTGTCATTATCAAGAATATAAATGCTTTAGTCTCCATCTGCAGGCTTGCCCAGCAGATTCAGTAGATCCAAGTGATCATTATTATGCAGTTGCAAAAACCCAGGAAAACAAAACCATTTCCTCCCCTGGAGGACTTTTAGAgatctttgggggaaggggggttaaTGCCTATGAAAAATATTCTCTCTTGAATTTAATAAAATGCATGTTGAGAAAGGATGTTACAGACTTAAAATATTTCCCTGACCCAGATAACTCAGGCAAGTcctatgttgtcagatcttggaagctaaacagggttgatcctggctagtgtttggatgggaggcctccaaggaacactagggtcatgacgtggaggcaagcagtggcaaatcaccttcgaacatctcttgcctggctgccagacaatccctggatctcctggctataccacacacatgtcatatgatagatagatatgtAGTATGAAGATTCTTATGTGAGGCAGTCTGCAGCATTAGGTAGTGATGGTCCTGTAGACATGTcacatattttcaaatatatGTTCGTTATTTAAATGTGACTAATTTGTCCACAATAAAGGCCCATGTACAGAACAGGAAGATTTTTCTACAATCCTGGAGAAATCCCTGGCTAAATAatcaaaaaatggaaaagaaaaatgaaaggaacttATCCTCCTCTTTAGCTGTAGTAATATTTACGGTTACATAGTTGTTGCAGcttgaaaggggggaaatgaaatattGAAATGTAGTGACCTTAGATCTCAGTTGCCATTGTTGACGGATTGTCTAGTAACCCAAATAAACATTGCTGGGGGAGATAGTGATGAAGGTGAGTGACAGCAGGGACCATGAgggtgggagaaggaaggaaatagaaATTACTGTAGCTGGGGAGGGGTTATGTTGGGTCATGCAGGTGGACAAGGATGTAGGAGGGAGAGACGGCTGGCAGGAAGAGAAGGCACACAAGTGAATGCAGTTTTGGGGGTCAGACAAGATGGGTCACAATACTGTGTAGGCTCAGAATACattgtttggggaaggggaaggtgctGGTGACTGGAGGATGCTGAGACCAGAAGAGGGGATGAACATTTTTTGTGTGAGTTTTTTTAATTAGAACTTTTGCTTGTCTTTGGAGCACTGTAGAGAACTAAGCAATTAATACTTCTAAATTCTATAATTTTACCAAATAAAGTTTTAGTATGATATAAATTTCATCCTGTTAAAGTAAAAGCTAGTTTTGGTAAGAATGTATGTGTATATTTAAAGTTTTTTCTGCATTATGGACTTTTTAATGTGCTTCAAAGTTTCAGAAAAAAATGCAGGTCTCTTTGAGGTTTGTTCCTTATATGTTACTATCCCTTGCAGTATTTAGGAtagggttttaaaaattaattttagatgGGTAAATATGTATTTTAGAAACTGGTTCATTTTATCTATCATTCTGGGAATACTATAAGTTAATCAATTATCTGTTTTTCCCAAATTTTGTTTTCATGCTCCCACAAGTATGTAGTTGTATTCAAAACCAGCAGCAGTTGAATATTAAATTATGGCTGTAAGATCCAAGGTTTTTGTTGCGTTTTGTGGGATGCTTGATAATGATGACACTTTTTTGAGGGGAAATGTAACACTTTTCTCTCTActtgggtagaatcatagagttggaaaggatgtccagggtcatctattccaaccccttgcacaatgcagggactcaaaactacctgtccacccacagcgaccctaatttcatgcccaagtaatcctTCCACCAAGAAGCTTCataatccagtctggcctgga
Above is a window of Paroedura picta isolate Pp20150507F chromosome 5, Ppicta_v3.0, whole genome shotgun sequence DNA encoding:
- the TCF20 gene encoding transcription factor 20 isoform X1: MQSFREQSSYHGNQQNYPQEVHGASRIEEFSTRQQAQMFQSFGGGGSSSSSSGRRGAAVSSASMAGESSGHQNYQGFRKEAGEFYYMASSKDPASAGGQQLSQRRPSGPVQSYGPPQGSNFGSQYGSEGHVSQFQTQHSSLSGVTHYQQDYTGPFSPGSAQYQQQTSNQQQVQQMRQQLYQSHQPLPQASSQSASSTSHLQPMQRPSALPSSSSGYQLRVGQYSQHYQPPASSSSSFSSPQRFGQTGQNYDSSYSVNAGSQYEGHPVGSSAQAYGTQSNYNFQTQPMKNFEQSKLPQGGQQAQGQAQAQQQPPSQHVMQYSNTASKMSLQSQVGQYNQTDVPVRSPMQFHQNFSPISNPSPAASVVQSPSCSSTPSPLMQGGENLQCGQSNMPVASRNRILQMMPQLSPTPSMMPSPNAQGGGFKGFGLEGLQEKRLTDPGLSSLSALSSQVANLPNTVQHMLLSDALAPQKKNSKRSSSSKKADSCTNSEGSSQAEEQLKSPLAESIDGGCSSSSEDQGERVRQLSGQSTSSDTTYKGGNLERSHSSPAQASQNEPTKLSTSPADEEEEASPPDEKEALVAVETTPKVNEKSVGVIVSREAMTGRVEKSSGQDKSQQDDVPTGAQALPSASGVKEPVHMGPQQDPQGGGNKGSKSGDSSTNHNGDGNSQPGHAVIGSGFSGRTEPSKSPGSLRYSYKDSIGVSVQRNTGNFPQYPLGQDKGDFPGHSERKGRSEKFPSLLQEVLQGYHHHPDRRYSRNAQDHHGITGSLEGTMRPNVLISQANELSNRGLLNKSIGSLLENPHWGPWDRKSSGTASEMKQINLADYSVPRKFEMESQSSAHEGGGLSERRSVICDISPLRQIARDSGPHSVGHIGADGRSGRNDRLTPGLSQSVILPGGLVSMETKLKTHSGQIKEEEFEQSKTSASMNNKKSGDHCHLASFKHESYRGNASPGAAALDSASDYMLQQDSRSAQLRRGHGRMGSSREGMRGKSPSQYHDLADKLKMSPGRSRGPGTDLHHLNPHMVLSDRVNRSSLHSSFPPNSESSSLASVYHSNTRSHAFGDPNQVLNSQYHYKRQLYQQQQEEYKEWSSSSAQGVIAAAQHRQETARKSPRQQQFLDKVRNPLKNDKDGMMYLHSGSYHDAGSQEAGRLLGSDGTLQNKCAEMKHLNQKIQQHESGWDLSRQMAPGKNSGSLGAASQKRFGPPDGDTHRRDDAGDVLKSGNAMVRLPGQEDQSPQNPLIMRRRVRSFISPIPSKRQLQDMKNSGADDKGRLLPSSKDGTDRAFNSYAHSSQNQDAGKSLPKGDSSRNLSGPDNRNCSAVSLTSPAKTKILPPRKGRGLKLEAIVQKITSPSVRRSASSNCAESGADAVTLDDILSLKSGPPEGGNVASHGMEAENIKEEIVLDQESHELAREVTILSEEWHGEGDELVKKESLELATVGKEGCMSTVVPTPSQKSVGQGRTDGSLTGAGSLSFSESKTVSPSSVLTPEPIPKIEEKDGDAVIITPKPDPFPPKGYFPSGKKKGRPIGSVNKQKKQQQQQQQQQQQQQQQLLLQPLVSIPVTPQPLEAVEDGEPKPKRQRRERRKTTTQPRKRKPRRAAPIVEPQEPEIKLKYATQSVDKTDTKNKSFFPYIHVVNKCEIGAVCTIINAEEEEQNKLVRGRKGQRSSTPPPSNVESKVLPTSSFMLQGPVVTESSIMGHLVCCLCGKWASYRNMGDLFGPFYPQDYAATLPKNPPPKRATEMQNKVKVRHKSASNGSKTDTEEDEEEQQQQQKEQRSLPAHPRFKRRHRSEDCAGASRSLSRGAACKKATTEGGSVGEKTPSDSKPPLSISEAGPELELQIPELPLDSNEFWVHEGCILWANGIYLVCGRLYGLQEAVEIAKEMKCSHCQETGATLGCFNKGCSFRYHYPCAIDADCLLNEENFSVRCPKHKPLLPCSLPSLQNKMMKGSLSTEQSERG
- the TCF20 gene encoding transcription factor 20 isoform X2, which gives rise to MQSFREQSSYHGNQQNYPQEVHGASRIEEFSTRQQAQMFQSFGGGGSSSSSSGRRGAAVSSASMAGESSGHQNYQGFRKEAGEFYYMASSKDPASAGGQQLSQRRPSGPVQSYGPPQGSNFGSQYGSEGHVSQFQTQHSSLSGVTHYQQDYTGPFSPGSAQYQQQTSNQQQVQQMRQQLYQSHQPLPQASSQSASSTSHLQPMQRPSALPSSSSGYQLRVGQYSQHYQPPASSSSSFSSPQRFGQTGQNYDSSYSVNAGSQYEGHPVGSSAQAYGTQSNYNFQTQPMKNFEQSKLPQGGQQAQGQAQAQQQPPSQHVMQYSNTASKMSLQSQVGQYNQTDVPVRSPMQFHQNFSPISNPSPAASVVQSPSCSSTPSPLMQGGENLQCGQSNMPVASRNRILQMMPQLSPTPSMMPSPNAQGGGFKGFGLEGLQEKRLTDPGLSSLSALSSQVANLPNTVQHMLLSDALAPQKKNSKRSSSSKKADSCTNSEGSSQAEEQLKSPLAESIDGGCSSSSEDQGERVRQLSGQSTSSDTTYKGGNLERSHSSPAQASQNEPTKLSTSPADEEEEASPPDEKEALVAVETTPKVNEKSVGVIVSREAMTGRVEKSSGQDKSQQDDVPTGAQALPSASGVKEPVHMGPQQDPQGGGNKGSKSGDSSTNHNGDGNSQPGHAVIGSGFSGRTEPSKSPGSLRYSYKDSIGVSVQRNTGNFPQYPLGQDKGDFPGHSERKGRSEKFPSLLQEVLQGYHHHPDRRYSRNAQDHHGITGSLEGTMRPNVLISQANELSNRGLLNKSIGSLLENPHWGPWDRKSSGTASEMKQINLADYSVPRKFEMESQSSAHEGGGLSERRSVICDISPLRQIARDSGPHSVGHIGADGRSGRNDRLTPGLSQSVILPGGLVSMETKLKTHSGQIKEEEFEQSKTSASMNNKKSGDHCHLASFKHESYRGNASPGAAALDSASDYMLQQDSRSAQLRRGHGRMGSSREGMRGKSPSQYHDLADKLKMSPGRSRGPGTDLHHLNPHMVLSDRVNRSSLHSSFPPNSESSSLASVYHSNTRSHAFGDPNQVLNSQYHYKRQLYQQQQEEYKEWSSSSAQGVIAAAQHRQETARKSPRQQQFLDKVRNPLKNDKDGMMYLHSGSYHDAGSQEAGRLLGSDGTLQNKCAEMKHLNQKIQQHESGWDLSRQMAPGKNSGSLGAASQKRFGPPDGDTHRRDDAGDVLKSGNAMVRLPGQEDQSPQNPLIMRRRVRSFISPIPSKRQLQDMKNSGADDKGRLLPSSKDGTDRAFNSYAHSSQNQDAGKSLPKGDSSRNLSGPDNRNCSAVSLTSPAKTKILPPRKGRGLKLEAIVQKITSPSVRRSASSNCAESGADAVTLDDILSLKSGPPEGGNVASHGMEAENIKEEIVLDQESHELAREVTILSEEWHGEGDELVKKESLELATVGKEGCMSTVVPTPSQKSVGQGRTDGSLTGAGSLSFSESKTVSPSSVLTPEPIPKIEEKDGDAVIITPKPDPFPPKGYFPSGKKKGRPIGSVNKQKKQQQQQQQQQQQQQQQLLLQPLVSIPVTPQPLEAVEDGEPKPKRQRRERRKTTTQPRKRKPRRAAPIVEPQEPEIKLKYATQSVDKTDTKNKSFFPYIHVVNKCEIGAVCTIINAEEEEQNKLVRGRKGQRSSTPPPSNVESKVLPTSSFMLQGPVVTESSIMGHLVCCLCGKWASYRNMGDLFGPFYPQDYAATLPKNPPPKRATEMQNKVKVRHKSASNGSKTDTEEDEEEQQQQQKEQRSLPAHPRFKRRHRSEDCAGASRSLSRGAACKKATTEGGSVGEKTPSDSKPPLSISEAGPELELQIPELPLDSNEFWVHEGCILWANGIYLVCGRLYGLQEAVEIAKEMKCSHCQETGATLGCFNKGCSFRYHYPCAIDADCLLNEENFSVRCPKHKNKMMKGSLSTEQSERG
- the TCF20 gene encoding transcription factor 20 isoform X3 — protein: MQSFREQSSYHGNQQNYPQEVHGASRIEEFSTRQQAQMFQSFGGGGSSSSSSGRRGAAVSSASMAGESSGHQNYQGFRKEAGEFYYMASSKDPASAGGQQLSQRRPSGPVQSYGPPQGSNFGSQYGSEGHVSQFQTQHSSLSGVTHYQQDYTGPFSPGSAQYQQQTSNQQQVQQMRQQLYQSHQPLPQASSQSASSTSHLQPMQRPSALPSSSSGYQLRVGQYSQHYQPPASSSSSFSSPQRFGQTGQNYDSSYSVNAGSQYEGHPVGSSAQAYGTQSNYNFQTQPMKNFEQSKLPQGGQQAQGQAQAQQQPPSQHVMQYSNTASKMSLQSQVGQYNQTDVPVRSPMQFHQNFSPISNPSPAASVVQSPSCSSTPSPLMQGGENLQCGQSNMPVASRNRILQMMPQLSPTPSMMPSPNAQGGGFKGFGLEGLQEKRLTDPGLSSLSALSSQVANLPNTVQHMLLSDALAPQKKNSKRSSSSKKADSCTNSEGSSQAEEQLKSPLAESIDGGCSSSSEDQGERVRQLSGQSTSSDTTYKGGNLERSHSSPAQASQNEPTKLSTSPADEEEEASPPDEKEALVAVETTPKVNEKSVGVIVSREAMTGRVEKSSGQDKSQQDDVPTGAQALPSASGVKEPVHMGPQQDPQGGGNKGSKSGDSSTNHNGDGNSQPGHAVIGSGFSGRTEPSKSPGSLRYSYKDSIGVSVQRNTGNFPQYPLGQDKGDFPGHSERKGRSEKFPSLLQEVLQGYHHHPDRRYSRNAQDHHGITGSLEGTMRPNVLISQANELSNRGLLNKSIGSLLENPHWGPWDRKSSGTASEMKQINLADYSVPRKFEMESQSSAHEGGGLSERRSVICDISPLRQIARDSGPHSVGHIGADGRSGRNDRLTPGLSQSVILPGGLVSMETKLKTHSGQIKEEEFEQSKTSASMNNKKSGDHCHLASFKHESYRGNASPGAAALDSASDYMLQQDSRSAQLRRGHGRMGSSREGMRGKSPSQYHDLADKLKMSPGRSRGPGTDLHHLNPHMVLSDRVNRSSLHSSFPPNSESSSLASVYHSNTRSHAFGDPNQVLNSQYHYKRQLYQQQQEEYKEWSSSSAQGVIAAAQHRQETARKSPRQQQFLDKVRNPLKNDKDGMMYLHSGSYHDAGSQEAGRLLGSDGTLQNKCAEMKHLNQKIQQHESGWDLSRQMAPGKNSGSLGAASQKRFGPPDGDTHRRDDAGDVLKSGNAMVRLPGQEDQSPQNPLIMRRRVRSFISPIPSKRQLQDMKNSGADDKGRLLPSSKDGTDRAFNSYAHSSQNQDAGKSLPKGDSSRNLSGPDNRNCSAVSLTSPAKTKILPPRKGRGLKLEAIVQKITSPSVRRSASSNCAESGADAVTLDDILSLKSGPPEGGNVASHGMEAENIKEEIVLDQESHELAREVTILSEEWHGEGDELVKKESLELATVGKEGCMSTVVPTPSQKSVGQGRTDGSLTGAGSLSFSESKTVSPSSVLTPEPIPKIEEKDGDAVIITPKPDPFPPKGYFPSGKKKGRPIGSVNKQKKQQQQQQQQQQQQQQQLLLQPLVSIPVTPQPLEAVEDGEPKPKRQRRERRKTTTQPRKRKPRRAAPIVEPQEPEIKLKYATQSVDKTDTKNKSFFPYIHVVNKCEIGAVCTIINAEEEEQNKLVRGRKGQRSSTPPPSNVESKVLPTSSFMLQGPVVTESSIMGHLVCCLCGKWASYRNMGDLFGPFYPQDYAATLPKNPPPKRATEMQNKVKVRHKSASNGSKTDTEEDEEEQQQQQKEQRSLPAHPRFKRRHRSEDCAGASRSLSRGAACKKATTEGGSVGEKTPSDSKPPLSISEAGPELELQIPELPLDSNEFWVHEGCILWANGIYLVCGRLYGLQEAVEIAKEMKCSHCQETGATLGCFNKGCSFRYHYPCAIDADCLLNEENFSVRCPKHKVRLLR